A genomic stretch from Candidatus Woesearchaeota archaeon includes:
- a CDS encoding fructose-bisphosphate aldolase — protein sequence MTYMREVNKNLDKLQTRGKTLFLAQDQGLEHGPKDLPGKTIDPDYIFNIAEKGEFDGFICQKGLAEKYSSSYKVNLVIKVNGKLNPSSPLGLGGDPYSPITCSVKKAVELGAKAIGFTNFPGSEFQNKILEDFKRVQEEAHDFGLPVTSWMYPRGKKIDKLKGGDLNGDVLEYAAREGLELGADMLKMKYNGNPEDMKRQIRAGGKARMLMAGGAKTNTSKEFLAQIKEVNECGIHGFAIGRNIWQHEKPVEMSRAIRDVQIRNKSVYDALKRLENIQ from the coding sequence ATGACTTATATGAGAGAAGTAAATAAAAATTTAGATAAGCTTCAAACAAGAGGTAAAACTTTGTTTTTAGCACAAGACCAAGGTCTTGAACATGGTCCAAAAGATTTACCTGGAAAGACTATTGATCCTGATTATATTTTTAATATTGCTGAGAAGGGAGAGTTTGATGGATTTATCTGTCAAAAAGGTTTAGCAGAGAAGTATTCAAGTTCTTATAAGGTTAATCTTGTGATTAAAGTTAATGGTAAATTGAATCCTTCTTCACCACTTGGACTTGGAGGAGATCCTTATTCCCCTATTACTTGTAGCGTGAAAAAAGCTGTTGAGCTTGGAGCTAAAGCTATTGGTTTTACTAATTTTCCAGGTTCTGAGTTTCAAAATAAAATTCTCGAAGATTTTAAACGAGTTCAAGAAGAGGCTCATGATTTCGGATTACCTGTTACTTCATGGATGTATCCTAGAGGTAAAAAAATAGATAAACTAAAAGGAGGAGACTTAAATGGAGATGTTCTAGAATATGCTGCAAGAGAAGGTCTAGAGTTAGGAGCAGATATGCTTAAGATGAAGTATAATGGCAATCCTGAAGATATGAAAAGACAAATTAGAGCTGGTGGAAAGGCAAGAATGCTTATGGCAGGTGGAGCTAAAACAAATACTTCTAAAGAGTTCTTAGCTCAAATTAAAGAAGTTAATGAATGTGGAATTCATGGGTTTGCAATTGGTAGAAATATCTGGCAACATGAGAAACCTGTTGAAATGTCAAGAGCTATTAGAGATGTTCAAATTAGAAATAAGTCTGTTTATGATGCCCTTAAAAGGCTTGAAAATATTCAATAA
- a CDS encoding methyltransferase domain-containing protein: MKVLISKKTGNYYYYTQENGDFHCKEGFIKEEDIKSGNSRALTQTNREFMIFEANGYDLTKKYKRGPQLIMAKDLGYILSRSGINKNSTVVEAGAGSGAATCFFAKFTKKVLSYEIREEHCKIVEKNIKFTGVDNVELVNKDLAEEIENIKEYDLLFLDMPEPVSVLEKELSGLKSGQYVVCYVPSISQIQEITKSISQINTLYLEEISEVMLRHWRVWERVARPEHQKEIDHTAFLVFIRKV, from the coding sequence ATGAAGGTTTTAATTAGTAAAAAAACAGGAAATTATTATTATTATACACAAGAAAATGGAGATTTTCATTGTAAAGAAGGATTTATTAAAGAAGAAGACATTAAGTCTGGTAATTCAAGAGCATTAACTCAGACTAATAGAGAATTTATGATTTTTGAAGCAAATGGATACGATTTAACTAAAAAGTATAAACGAGGTCCACAATTAATTATGGCTAAAGATTTAGGTTATATTTTATCTAGGAGTGGAATCAATAAGAATTCTACAGTTGTTGAAGCAGGAGCAGGAAGCGGAGCTGCAACTTGTTTCTTTGCAAAATTTACTAAAAAGGTTTTATCTTATGAGATTAGAGAAGAACATTGTAAAATTGTTGAGAAGAATATTAAATTTACAGGAGTTGATAATGTTGAACTTGTAAATAAAGATTTAGCTGAAGAGATTGAGAATATTAAAGAGTACGATTTATTATTCTTAGATATGCCTGAACCTGTTTCAGTTCTAGAAAAAGAGCTATCTGGATTAAAATCTGGCCAGTATGTTGTATGTTATGTACCTTCAATTAGTCAAATTCAAGAGATTACAAAGTCTATTTCACAAATTAATACATTATATCTAGAAGAAATTTCCGAAGTAATGTTAAGACATTGGAGAGTTTGGGAGAGAGTTGCCAGGCCTGAACACCAAAAAGAAATTGATCATACAGCATTTTTAGTTTTTATTCGTAAAGTCTGA
- a CDS encoding aminotransferase class V-fold PLP-dependent enzyme: MKFLNKINKINKLDKFKSDFEIYKSNQNLIYFDSACVTLKPKCVVDKICEYYNEYPVCSGRSTHFLGIQAQNEVDQARKRIQKFFGAKNKEEVIFTRNTTEAINIVASSFNFEKDKYILITDKEHNSNFLPWVRLEEQKKTKLKIIETNCKDLDLKEFEKFMKKNKVQLVAINYISNVDGNINPVEKIIQIAHKYNSLVLLDAAQAAGHIKIDVRKLDVDFMCISGHKMLGPSGIGVLYAKKEILENMNPNLIGGDTVSDVNYPKYSYLPLPNKFEAGLQNYSGMVGLGEATIYLNKNFKELHNRVKENLNYLFKELKDLPIDIISKKENNCGIFTFIPNNLDSIELSLILDEFKICTRAGAFCVHNWFNKYKKQHAIRISLNIYNTKEDCIKLVGVLKNIV; encoded by the coding sequence ATGAAGTTTTTAAACAAAATAAACAAAATAAACAAATTAGATAAATTTAAATCTGATTTTGAAATATATAAGTCAAATCAAAATCTTATTTATTTTGATTCTGCATGTGTTACTCTAAAACCTAAATGTGTAGTAGATAAAATTTGTGAGTATTATAATGAATATCCTGTATGTTCTGGAAGAAGTACTCATTTTTTAGGCATTCAAGCACAAAATGAAGTAGATCAAGCAAGAAAGAGAATTCAAAAGTTTTTTGGAGCTAAGAATAAAGAAGAAGTGATTTTCACCAGAAATACAACTGAAGCAATAAATATAGTAGCAAGTTCATTTAATTTTGAAAAAGATAAATACATATTAATTACAGATAAAGAGCATAATTCTAATTTTCTACCATGGGTAAGACTTGAAGAACAAAAAAAAACAAAGCTAAAAATTATTGAAACTAATTGTAAAGATTTAGATTTAAAAGAATTTGAGAAATTCATGAAAAAAAATAAAGTTCAATTAGTTGCAATAAACTATATTTCAAATGTTGATGGTAATATTAATCCTGTTGAAAAAATAATTCAAATTGCTCATAAATATAACTCGTTAGTACTTCTAGATGCTGCGCAAGCAGCAGGTCATATTAAAATTGATGTTCGAAAATTAGATGTTGATTTTATGTGTATCTCTGGACATAAAATGCTAGGTCCGTCAGGCATTGGTGTTTTATATGCAAAAAAAGAAATATTAGAGAATATGAATCCTAATTTAATTGGTGGAGATACTGTAAGTGATGTAAATTATCCAAAATATAGTTATTTGCCTTTACCAAATAAATTTGAAGCAGGATTGCAAAATTATTCGGGAATGGTTGGATTAGGGGAAGCTACTATTTATCTAAATAAAAACTTTAAAGAATTACATAATAGAGTAAAAGAAAATTTAAATTATTTATTTAAAGAACTTAAAGATTTACCTATTGATATTATTTCAAAAAAAGAAAACAATTGTGGTATATTCACATTTATTCCAAATAATTTAGATTCAATCGAACTCTCATTAATTTTAGATGAATTTAAAATATGTACTAGAGCTGGAGCTTTTTGCGTTCATAATTGGTTTAACAAATATAAAAAACAACATGCAATACGAATTTCTCTAAATATTTATAATACTAAAGAAGATTGTATAAAATTAGTTGGAGTATTAAAAAATATAGTATAA